Genomic window (Flavobacteriales bacterium):
GCTCAGCGATATGCGCCTCAAGATCCGATAGGTGCGGGTAGAGCTTCCGAGCGGTGAAGGAGCATTGGACCTTCTGCAGGTAACCAAGCAGCAAATAGCGCTTCAGCTCGGCATCAAGCGCGGGGGCGTATGCCCAATCCTTCGGGAGGGTCTGCATGGCCATGCGGTTCGCGCGGATGGAACGCGCTGTTCAAAAATAATGTTCCATGAATCATGCCCGCACAGGTGACGGACGGCACCTTTGGCAGTCGAACGACCTACCATGCGCATCACCTGCAACACGTCCTTCATGCTCCTCACGGCCACGCTCCTCCTCGCGGCGTGCGTGCCCAGCCGCAAATACGAAGAAGAGAAGGCCCGTGCGAGCGCCGCGCTGGCTGAGGCCGATGCCGCCGGCACCAAGGCCCGCGAAGCCGAAACGGCCTTGACGGAGCTGCGCGGGAGCAACGACGAAATGAAGCGGCGGCTGGTGCGCCTTGAGCAGGACACCTCCGTGATGGGCACTTCGTTGCGCACCATGACGGCTCAATACGACAAGATCAACAATCTCAACAACGAGCTCTTGGAGAAGTACAATAAGCTGCTTGCTGGCAGCGGCACGGAGAACCGCAAGCTGCTCAGCGACCTTGAAGCGCTCCGCCTTGACCTGATGAACCGGGAGGATTCGGTGTCGGCGCTGGCCAAGCGCGTCGGCGACAAGCAGGCGGCTCTGGCCGCGCGCGAAGCGGAGCTGGCTGCGCTGCAGGCCGAGCTCGCAGCGAAGGATGCCGCCATGAAAGGCCTGAAGGACCGTGTGAGCGCGGCGCTCACCGGATTCGAGGGCAAGGGCCTTACCGTGGTGCAGAAGGATGGCC
Coding sequences:
- a CDS encoding OmpA family protein yields the protein MRITCNTSFMLLTATLLLAACVPSRKYEEEKARASAALAEADAAGTKAREAETALTELRGSNDEMKRRLVRLEQDTSVMGTSLRTMTAQYDKINNLNNELLEKYNKLLAGSGTENRKLLSDLEALRLDLMNREDSVSALAKRVGDKQAALAAREAELAALQAELAAKDAAMKGLKDRVSAALTGFEGKGLTVVQKDGRVYVSMENKLLFPSGSYAVDAKGKELIIKLAKAIEGEKELNVLVEGHTDTDKVLGGSAVKDNWDLSVLRATSVVRIMQEGSKLDPLRVTAAGRSEFVPVDAADKAKNRRIEIILAPDLKELMKLVKD